From a single Arachis hypogaea cultivar Tifrunner chromosome 3, arahy.Tifrunner.gnm2.J5K5, whole genome shotgun sequence genomic region:
- the LOC112790349 gene encoding uncharacterized protein isoform X2, translating to MGVGVVSSLILQLVKLFIIGSVVTLQGSKGSVISPSPAFAPVIHPRGETLGPIHHGHWRSNAPSSPVDPDGFLLSPNPASLPMNPSPRTISPSSPEVSNGSFLPTPVSSPIPPHKIKGIEPSISPSSSPTTITLSPPNEAAPISATGQGNAPPLQSIQPSPPQRKAPPIRPPESSPISRAQPPNNSPASQPIEHGSFPPVVENRNASKSHTPNPISPAPTAVPSTNLPTSSPVSQPVENGSFPPNIHTEGAKKGHSLKPVAPAPLPVILPKISPSQPPEHESLPPTINKSNSSESHKQDPVSQVALSPATLPENSPNVHNRTVNKGLAHSPTAEPASPNSFASPPSKMENYQPVGRPVLPKVTPSVSPAQVTPPKSAYPINPPPFHPVIPAVSPSKLPAPVVSPTLTPSRKSDWKSNGKPVSAPLYKAPKPLPAIVHSPVQVPVASPPVNLPENSPVRQPIHQGSLAPVVHNKTENKGHIHTQEPASPNFLASPPWKMENNQSVGGLVFPEITPSISPAQVAPPPFHPVSPPTVSPSKLPVPVVVSPAVPVAVSPALTPSRSFDWKRRGEPVSAPLYKAPMPLPAVVHSPVQAHAVHNSRQFHHAPAPPVSPPKSASEKEYHSPASSPLTTSYKHHSRSIATSPAPTLSYSVSPPTSEHQDHQIPPPLSTTGRTHHASPPANTGSTLSSPASQVSPAPSPWFIISPHPTKILFHPPKVSPSRSPAESPKKPVLPQIHTLPPPPPNEDCLSTICSEPYTNSPPGAPCRCVLPMKVGLRLGVSLYTFFPLVSELASEIAAGVFMTQSQVRIMGAEAASQDPDKTDALIFLVPIGEGFDHTTALLNSQRFWQKKVAIKSSYFGSYEVLYVSYPGLPPSPPLPPSSISSIYGGPYSNNGNNGRMIKPLGVDIQKRHHKDGLSRGIIAIIALSVFLALVLLLAAGWALFKYRHHVSQPTSTPRVSPRSVTKTQGTTESLAAGGIASASSSFRSSIAAYKGSAKTFSANDIEKASNNFNDSRILGEGGFGRVYSGIFEDGTKAAIKVLKREDHHGDREFLAEVEMLSRLHHRNLVKLIGICTEVSFRCLVYELIPNGSVESHLHGVDRENSPLDWSARIKIALGAARGLAYLHEDSSPPVIHRDFKSSNILLEDDFTPKVSDFGLARIAADEENRHISTRVMGTFGYVAPEYAMTGHLLVKSDVYSYGVVLLELLTGRKPVDMSQAPGQENLVAWARPLLTSKEGLEAIIDPSLGTDVPWDSVAKVAAIASMCVQPEVSDRPFMGEVVQALKLVSNECDEAKEAGTRNSSQEDLSLDLDNVSSQLPDHFQFQRQFSAANYTSGSDIEKGLSSFEIFSSSARFGRQDSGSFRRHSYSAPLRTGRKQQLWQVISRLSGSVSEHRTISKL from the exons ATGGGGGTGGGGGTAGTTTCGTCATTGATTCTTCAGCTGGTGAAGCTCTTCATCATTGGCTCTGTTGTGACACTGCAAGGATCCAAAG GGTCTGTTATATCCCCATCTCCGGCATTCGCTCCGGTCATTCATCCCAGAGGAGAAACACTTGGGCCTATCCATCATGGACACTGGAGAAGCAATGCACCGAGCTCCCCAGTGGATCCAGATG GGTTTCTCCTATCCCCAAATCCAGCATCTTtgcccatgaatccttcacctagAACCATTTCTCCGAGCTCTCCAGAAGTATCAAATG GGTCGTTCTTGCCTACTCCAGTTTCATCTCCTATTCCTCCTCATAAGATTAAGGGAATTGAACCATCCATATCTCCCAGTAGTAGTCCAACCACCATAACATTATCACCACCGAACGAGGCTGCGCCTATATCGGCAACTGGTCAAGGGAATGCACCACCACTGCAATCAATACAACCAAGTCCACCTCAAAGGAAAGCACCTCCTATTAGGCCTCCTGAATCATCTCCAATTTCTAGAG CTCAACCTCCAAATAATTCACCAGCGAGCCAACCAATCGAACACGGAAGTTTTCCCCCTGTGGTTGAGAATAGGAATGCTAGCAAGAGTCACACCCCGAACCCAATTTCACCAG CTCCAACTGCAGTACCATCTACCAACTTGCCTACATCTTCACCAGTAAGTCAACCAGTTGAAAATGGCAGTTTCCCCCCTAATATTCACACAGAGGGTGCAAAGAAGGGTCATTCACTGAAACCGGTTGCACCGG CTCCTCTTCCAGTCATTTTGCCTAAAATTTCACCGAGTCAGCCACCTGAACATGAAAGCTTGCCTCCAACTATTAACAAGAGTAATTCCAGTGAGAGTCACAAACAGGATCCAGTTTCACAAG TTGCATTATCTCCTGCAACTTTGCCAGAAAATTCACCCAATGTTCATAACAGAACTGTAAATAAGGGTCTTGCTCACAGTCCAACCGCAGAGCCAGCATCACCAA ATTCTTTTGCATCCCCGCCATCAAAAATGGAAAATTACCAACCAGTAGGCCGTCCTGTTCTTCCAAAAGTAACTCCATCTGTATCACCTG CACAAGTTACACCACCAAAAAGTGCATATCCAATAAATCCACCACCTTTCCACCCCGTTATACCAGCAGTATCTCCATCAAAATTACCAG CACCTGTTGTCTCTCCCACACTAACACCTTCCAGAAAATCTGATTGGAAAAGTAACGGCAAACCAGTTTCAGCACCTTTGTACAAAGCACCAAAGCCATTACCAGCTATAGTACATTCCCCTGTTCAAG TCCCAGTTGCATCACCTCCTGTGAATTTGCCCGAAAATTCACCAGTTCGCCAACCTATTCATCAAGGAAGTTTAGCTCCTGTTGTTCATAACAAAACTGAAAATAAGGGTCATATTCACACTCAAGAGCCAGCATCACCAA ATTTTCTTGCATCCCCACCATGGAAAATGGAAAATAACCAATCAGTTGGCGGTCTTGTTTTTCCAGAAATAACTCCTTCCATATCACCTG CACAAGTTGCACCACCACCTTTCCACCCAGTTTCACCACCAACAGTATCTCCATCAAAATTGCCAG TACCTGTTGTTGTCTCTCCGGCAGTACCTGTTGCTGTCTCTCCGGCACTAACTCCTTCCAGAAGCTTCGATTGGAAACGAAGGGGAGAACCAGTTTCGGCACCATTGTACAAAGCACCTATGCCGCTGCCAGCTGTAGTACATTCCCCTGTTCAAG CCCATGCAGTACATAATTCAAGGCAGTTTCATCATGCTCCTGCCCCTCCGGTGTCTCCTCCTAAATCTGCATCAGAAAAAGAATATCATTCCCCTGCATCTTCACCATTAACCACATCTTATAAACATCACTCTAGGAGTATAGCCACCAGCCCTGCTCCTACATTATCATATTCGGTTTCCCCTCCAACTTCAGAACACCAAG ATCACCAAATTCCTCCACCACTGTCGACAACGGGACGAACACATCATGCTTCGCCACCAGCAAACACAG GTTCTACACTTTCCTCACCAGCCAGCCAGGTTTCTCCGGCTCCTTCTCCATGGTTCATAATATCTCCTCACCCAACCAAAA TTCTATTTCATCCTCCTAAAGTATCTCCTTCGCGGTCTCCTGCGGAGAGTCCTAAGAAGCCAGTCCTGCCTCAAATTCACACACTGCCTCCACCACCTCCTAATGAAG ATTGTTTATCAACTATTTGTTCAGAGCCCTACACAAATTCTCCACCTGGAGCACCATGCAGATGTGTCCTTCCCATGAAAGTTGGTCTTCGCCTTGGTGTTTCTCTGTATACCTTCTTCCCTTTGGTTTCAGAGCTTGCTTCCGAGATTGCTGCAGGGGTTTTCATGACACAAAGTCAAGTTCGAATTATGGGAGCCGAAGCGGCAAGCCAAGATCCAGATAAAACTGATGCTCTCATTTTCTTGGTACCCATTGGGGAAGGCTTTGATCACACTACTGCCTTACTGAACTCTCAGAGATTTTGGCAGAAGAAGGTTGCAATAAAATCTTCTTACTTTGGTAGCTATGAAGTCTTGTATGTTAGCTATCCAg GTTTACCACCATCTCCTCCTCTACCACCTTCAAGCATTTCGTCGATATACGGTGGTCCATATTCAAATAATGGTAACAATGGAAGAATGATAAAGCCCCTTGGGGTGGACATACAGAAGAGGCATCACAAAGATGGACTTAGTAGGGGCATCATTGCTATTATTGCTCTCTCGGTTTTTCTTGCTCTTGTTTTATTATTGGCTGCTGGTTGGGCCTTGTTCAAGTATAGACATCATGTAAGCCAGCCAACATCAACCCCGCGTGTTTCGCCACGTTCTGTTACCAAAACACAAG GAACTACTGAATCATTAGCAGCTGGGGGAATTGCTTCGGCCTCATCATCATTTCGATCTAGCATTGCTGCTTATAAAGGATCTGCTAAGACTTTCAGTGCGAACGACATTGAGAAAGCCAGCAATAACTTTAACGATTCAAGGATACTTGGAGAAGGTGGTTTTGGTCGGGTTTATAGTGGTATTTTTGAAGATGGGACAAAAGCAGCAATCAAGGTTCTCAAAAGGGAGGATCATCATGGTGACCGTGAATTCTTAGCTGAAGTTGAGATGCTTAGCCGCCTTCACCACAGAAATTTGGTTAAGCTTATTGGTATATGCACCGAGGTTAGCTTCCGCTGCCTCGTCTATGAACTCATCCCAAATGGCAGCGTGGAATCCCATTTACATG GTGTTGACAGGGAAAACAGTCCACTTGATTGGAGTGCTAGGATTAAGATCGCTCTCGGTGCTGCACGCGGTCTGGCTTATCTGCATGAAGATTCAAGCCCCCCTGTCATACACAGGGACTTCAAGTCTAGTAATATCTTGTTGGAAGATGATTTTACACCAAAAGTATCTGATTTTGGATTAGCTAGAATTGCAGCCGACGAAGAGAACAGACACATATCAACTCGTGTCATGGGAACTTTTGG ATATGTGGCTCCGGAGTATGCAATGACTGGCCATCTTCTTGTGAAGAGCGATGTGTACAGCTATGGTGTTGTTCTACTTGAGCTTCTAACAGGAAGAAAACCAGTAGATATGTCGCAAGCACCCGGTCAAGAGAATCTCGTTGCATGGGCTCGTCCCTTGCTCACAAGTAAAGAAGGATTGGAAGCGATAATAGACCCGTCTCTAGGGACTGATGTGCCTTGGGATAGTGTGGCCAAAGTTGCAGCTATTGCTTCAATGTGTGTTCAACCAGAGGTATCGGACCGTCCTTTCATGGGTGAAGTTGTTCAGGCTCTAAAACTTGTGAGTAATGAATGTGATGAGGCAAAAGAAGCAGGTACAAGAAATTCTAGCCAGGAGGATTTATCTCTTGATTTGGATAATGTTTCTAGTCAACTACCAGATCATTTCCAATTCCAACGTCAATTCTCTGCCGCCAACTATACTTCTGGAAGTGATATCGAAAAAGGTTTGTCATCATTTGAGATATTCAGCTCCTCAGCAAGATTTGGAAGGCAAGATTCGGGATCTTTTCGACGTCACTCCTATTCGGCTCCTTTGAGAACCGGAAGAAAGCAGCAGTTGTGGCAGGTTATTAGCCGGCTTTCTGGTAGTGTAAGTGAACACAGAACCATCTCCAAGTTATGA
- the LOC112790349 gene encoding uncharacterized protein isoform X7, with protein MGVGVVSSLILQLVKLFIIGSVVTLQGSKGSVISPSPAFAPVIHPRGETLGPIHHGHWRSNAPSSPVDPDGFLLSPNPASLPMNPSPRTISPSSPEVSNGSFLPTPVSSPIPPHKIKGIEPSISPSSSPTTITLSPPNEAAPISATGQGNAPPLQSIQPSPPQRKAPPIRPPESSPISRAQPPNNSPASQPIEHGSFPPVVENRNASKSHTPNPISPVPSTNLPTSSPVSQPVENGSFPPNIHTEGAKKGHSLKPVAPAPLPVILPKISPSQPPEHESLPPTINKSNSSESHKQDPVSQAPVALSPATLPENSPNVHNRTVNKGLAHSPTAEPASPNSFASPPSKMENYQPVGRPVLPKVTPSVSPAQVTPPKSAYPINPPPFHPVIPAVSPSKLPAPVVSPTLTPSRKSDWKSNGKPVSAPLYKAPKPLPAIVHSPVQVPVASPPVNLPENSPVRQPIHQGSLAPVVHNKTENKGHIHTQEPASPNFLASPPWKMENNQSVGGLVFPEITPSISPAQVAPPPFHPVSPPTVSPSKLPVPVVVSPAVPVAVSPALTPSRSFDWKRRGEPVSAPLYKAPMPLPAVVHSPVQVHNSRQFHHAPAPPVSPPKSASEKEYHSPASSPLTTSYKHHSRSIATSPAPTLSYSVSPPTSEHQDHQIPPPLSTTGRTHHASPPANTGSTLSSPASQVSPAPSPWFIISPHPTKILFHPPKVSPSRSPAESPKKPVLPQIHTLPPPPPNEDCLSTICSEPYTNSPPGAPCRCVLPMKVGLRLGVSLYTFFPLVSELASEIAAGVFMTQSQVRIMGAEAASQDPDKTDALIFLVPIGEGFDHTTALLNSQRFWQKKVAIKSSYFGSYEVLYVSYPGLPPSPPLPPSSISSIYGGPYSNNGNNGRMIKPLGVDIQKRHHKDGLSRGIIAIIALSVFLALVLLLAAGWALFKYRHHVSQPTSTPRVSPRSVTKTQGTTESLAAGGIASASSSFRSSIAAYKGSAKTFSANDIEKASNNFNDSRILGEGGFGRVYSGIFEDGTKAAIKVLKREDHHGDREFLAEVEMLSRLHHRNLVKLIGICTEVSFRCLVYELIPNGSVESHLHGVDRENSPLDWSARIKIALGAARGLAYLHEDSSPPVIHRDFKSSNILLEDDFTPKVSDFGLARIAADEENRHISTRVMGTFGYVAPEYAMTGHLLVKSDVYSYGVVLLELLTGRKPVDMSQAPGQENLVAWARPLLTSKEGLEAIIDPSLGTDVPWDSVAKVAAIASMCVQPEVSDRPFMGEVVQALKLVSNECDEAKEAGTRNSSQEDLSLDLDNVSSQLPDHFQFQRQFSAANYTSGSDIEKGLSSFEIFSSSARFGRQDSGSFRRHSYSAPLRTGRKQQLWQVISRLSGSVSEHRTISKL; from the exons ATGGGGGTGGGGGTAGTTTCGTCATTGATTCTTCAGCTGGTGAAGCTCTTCATCATTGGCTCTGTTGTGACACTGCAAGGATCCAAAG GGTCTGTTATATCCCCATCTCCGGCATTCGCTCCGGTCATTCATCCCAGAGGAGAAACACTTGGGCCTATCCATCATGGACACTGGAGAAGCAATGCACCGAGCTCCCCAGTGGATCCAGATG GGTTTCTCCTATCCCCAAATCCAGCATCTTtgcccatgaatccttcacctagAACCATTTCTCCGAGCTCTCCAGAAGTATCAAATG GGTCGTTCTTGCCTACTCCAGTTTCATCTCCTATTCCTCCTCATAAGATTAAGGGAATTGAACCATCCATATCTCCCAGTAGTAGTCCAACCACCATAACATTATCACCACCGAACGAGGCTGCGCCTATATCGGCAACTGGTCAAGGGAATGCACCACCACTGCAATCAATACAACCAAGTCCACCTCAAAGGAAAGCACCTCCTATTAGGCCTCCTGAATCATCTCCAATTTCTAGAG CTCAACCTCCAAATAATTCACCAGCGAGCCAACCAATCGAACACGGAAGTTTTCCCCCTGTGGTTGAGAATAGGAATGCTAGCAAGAGTCACACCCCGAACCCAATTTCACCAG TACCATCTACCAACTTGCCTACATCTTCACCAGTAAGTCAACCAGTTGAAAATGGCAGTTTCCCCCCTAATATTCACACAGAGGGTGCAAAGAAGGGTCATTCACTGAAACCGGTTGCACCGG CTCCTCTTCCAGTCATTTTGCCTAAAATTTCACCGAGTCAGCCACCTGAACATGAAAGCTTGCCTCCAACTATTAACAAGAGTAATTCCAGTGAGAGTCACAAACAGGATCCAGTTTCACAAG CTCCAGTTGCATTATCTCCTGCAACTTTGCCAGAAAATTCACCCAATGTTCATAACAGAACTGTAAATAAGGGTCTTGCTCACAGTCCAACCGCAGAGCCAGCATCACCAA ATTCTTTTGCATCCCCGCCATCAAAAATGGAAAATTACCAACCAGTAGGCCGTCCTGTTCTTCCAAAAGTAACTCCATCTGTATCACCTG CACAAGTTACACCACCAAAAAGTGCATATCCAATAAATCCACCACCTTTCCACCCCGTTATACCAGCAGTATCTCCATCAAAATTACCAG CACCTGTTGTCTCTCCCACACTAACACCTTCCAGAAAATCTGATTGGAAAAGTAACGGCAAACCAGTTTCAGCACCTTTGTACAAAGCACCAAAGCCATTACCAGCTATAGTACATTCCCCTGTTCAAG TCCCAGTTGCATCACCTCCTGTGAATTTGCCCGAAAATTCACCAGTTCGCCAACCTATTCATCAAGGAAGTTTAGCTCCTGTTGTTCATAACAAAACTGAAAATAAGGGTCATATTCACACTCAAGAGCCAGCATCACCAA ATTTTCTTGCATCCCCACCATGGAAAATGGAAAATAACCAATCAGTTGGCGGTCTTGTTTTTCCAGAAATAACTCCTTCCATATCACCTG CACAAGTTGCACCACCACCTTTCCACCCAGTTTCACCACCAACAGTATCTCCATCAAAATTGCCAG TACCTGTTGTTGTCTCTCCGGCAGTACCTGTTGCTGTCTCTCCGGCACTAACTCCTTCCAGAAGCTTCGATTGGAAACGAAGGGGAGAACCAGTTTCGGCACCATTGTACAAAGCACCTATGCCGCTGCCAGCTGTAGTACATTCCCCTGTTCAAG TACATAATTCAAGGCAGTTTCATCATGCTCCTGCCCCTCCGGTGTCTCCTCCTAAATCTGCATCAGAAAAAGAATATCATTCCCCTGCATCTTCACCATTAACCACATCTTATAAACATCACTCTAGGAGTATAGCCACCAGCCCTGCTCCTACATTATCATATTCGGTTTCCCCTCCAACTTCAGAACACCAAG ATCACCAAATTCCTCCACCACTGTCGACAACGGGACGAACACATCATGCTTCGCCACCAGCAAACACAG GTTCTACACTTTCCTCACCAGCCAGCCAGGTTTCTCCGGCTCCTTCTCCATGGTTCATAATATCTCCTCACCCAACCAAAA TTCTATTTCATCCTCCTAAAGTATCTCCTTCGCGGTCTCCTGCGGAGAGTCCTAAGAAGCCAGTCCTGCCTCAAATTCACACACTGCCTCCACCACCTCCTAATGAAG ATTGTTTATCAACTATTTGTTCAGAGCCCTACACAAATTCTCCACCTGGAGCACCATGCAGATGTGTCCTTCCCATGAAAGTTGGTCTTCGCCTTGGTGTTTCTCTGTATACCTTCTTCCCTTTGGTTTCAGAGCTTGCTTCCGAGATTGCTGCAGGGGTTTTCATGACACAAAGTCAAGTTCGAATTATGGGAGCCGAAGCGGCAAGCCAAGATCCAGATAAAACTGATGCTCTCATTTTCTTGGTACCCATTGGGGAAGGCTTTGATCACACTACTGCCTTACTGAACTCTCAGAGATTTTGGCAGAAGAAGGTTGCAATAAAATCTTCTTACTTTGGTAGCTATGAAGTCTTGTATGTTAGCTATCCAg GTTTACCACCATCTCCTCCTCTACCACCTTCAAGCATTTCGTCGATATACGGTGGTCCATATTCAAATAATGGTAACAATGGAAGAATGATAAAGCCCCTTGGGGTGGACATACAGAAGAGGCATCACAAAGATGGACTTAGTAGGGGCATCATTGCTATTATTGCTCTCTCGGTTTTTCTTGCTCTTGTTTTATTATTGGCTGCTGGTTGGGCCTTGTTCAAGTATAGACATCATGTAAGCCAGCCAACATCAACCCCGCGTGTTTCGCCACGTTCTGTTACCAAAACACAAG GAACTACTGAATCATTAGCAGCTGGGGGAATTGCTTCGGCCTCATCATCATTTCGATCTAGCATTGCTGCTTATAAAGGATCTGCTAAGACTTTCAGTGCGAACGACATTGAGAAAGCCAGCAATAACTTTAACGATTCAAGGATACTTGGAGAAGGTGGTTTTGGTCGGGTTTATAGTGGTATTTTTGAAGATGGGACAAAAGCAGCAATCAAGGTTCTCAAAAGGGAGGATCATCATGGTGACCGTGAATTCTTAGCTGAAGTTGAGATGCTTAGCCGCCTTCACCACAGAAATTTGGTTAAGCTTATTGGTATATGCACCGAGGTTAGCTTCCGCTGCCTCGTCTATGAACTCATCCCAAATGGCAGCGTGGAATCCCATTTACATG GTGTTGACAGGGAAAACAGTCCACTTGATTGGAGTGCTAGGATTAAGATCGCTCTCGGTGCTGCACGCGGTCTGGCTTATCTGCATGAAGATTCAAGCCCCCCTGTCATACACAGGGACTTCAAGTCTAGTAATATCTTGTTGGAAGATGATTTTACACCAAAAGTATCTGATTTTGGATTAGCTAGAATTGCAGCCGACGAAGAGAACAGACACATATCAACTCGTGTCATGGGAACTTTTGG ATATGTGGCTCCGGAGTATGCAATGACTGGCCATCTTCTTGTGAAGAGCGATGTGTACAGCTATGGTGTTGTTCTACTTGAGCTTCTAACAGGAAGAAAACCAGTAGATATGTCGCAAGCACCCGGTCAAGAGAATCTCGTTGCATGGGCTCGTCCCTTGCTCACAAGTAAAGAAGGATTGGAAGCGATAATAGACCCGTCTCTAGGGACTGATGTGCCTTGGGATAGTGTGGCCAAAGTTGCAGCTATTGCTTCAATGTGTGTTCAACCAGAGGTATCGGACCGTCCTTTCATGGGTGAAGTTGTTCAGGCTCTAAAACTTGTGAGTAATGAATGTGATGAGGCAAAAGAAGCAGGTACAAGAAATTCTAGCCAGGAGGATTTATCTCTTGATTTGGATAATGTTTCTAGTCAACTACCAGATCATTTCCAATTCCAACGTCAATTCTCTGCCGCCAACTATACTTCTGGAAGTGATATCGAAAAAGGTTTGTCATCATTTGAGATATTCAGCTCCTCAGCAAGATTTGGAAGGCAAGATTCGGGATCTTTTCGACGTCACTCCTATTCGGCTCCTTTGAGAACCGGAAGAAAGCAGCAGTTGTGGCAGGTTATTAGCCGGCTTTCTGGTAGTGTAAGTGAACACAGAACCATCTCCAAGTTATGA